A genomic stretch from Lathyrus oleraceus cultivar Zhongwan6 chromosome 2, CAAS_Psat_ZW6_1.0, whole genome shotgun sequence includes:
- the LOC127123597 gene encoding uncharacterized protein LOC127123597 — translation MILSVMLLLIKYAYNNTKSEYGKFTVSYVILFKDSDITFREDWNDLPIFDQLYKLILNKSEIYGSIEIKTIIIRIYLSDQRPCESPLLSYEEVGKYIFDSLNSNVVIEHKEPRKIRASKKKRIYSKFITTLKTGDKLRQHFIVANTETIMIKEKQNPYTEVHVPYAIGFLLVRSGNDICYNMIETYFSESYITHNVINAKKYTIKPLMRNNRLYEVVVFNDNKLIFNLRDSLTPLPRSLKDLAQNLCPHLRIKGPINHDDIKLDNLSSLKYQLIVITE, via the exons ATGATATTGTCTGTTATGTTACTACTAATAAAATATGCATATAATAATACTAAGTCTGAATATGGTAAGTTCACAGTTAGTTATGTtatattgtttaaagatagtgATATAACCTTTAGAGAAGATTGGAATGATTTACCTATATTTGACCAATTATATAAACTTATATTAAATAAAAGTGAGATATACGGATCGATTGAAATAAAAACTATCATTATAAGAATATATCTTTCTGATCAAAGACCTTGCGAATCACCTTTATTGTCCTATGAAGAGGTGGgaaaatatatatttgatagcTTAAACAGCAATGTTGTTATTGAACATAAAGAACCGCGAAAAATACGAGCATCTAAAAAGAAGCGTATTTATAGTAAATTTATAACAACACTCAAAACAGGTGATAAACTAAGGCAACATTTCATTGTTGCTAATACCGAAACTATTATGATCAAGGAAAAACAAAACCCTTACACGGAAGTACATGTCCCTTACGCTATTGGATTCTTATTAGTAAGATCCGGTAATGATATATGTTATAATATGATTGAGACATATTTCAGTGAAAGTTACATAACTCATAACG TTATAAATGCTAAGAAGTACACAATAAAACCACTTATGAGAAATAATAGGCTATACGAGGTTGTCGTATTTAATGATAATAAACTTATATTTAATCTAAGGGATTCCTTAACTCCGCTCCCGCGTTCTCTTAAAGATTTAGCTCAAAATCTCTGTCCTCACTTAAGAATTAAGGGTCCAATCAACCATGACGATATAAAACTAGATAATCTAAGTTCACTCAAATATCAATTGATAGTAATAACTGAGTGA